TTAAGCTATCATCATCTCGAGGACCAGACCTTCCACCTGGTTTTGAAGGAAACCACTATCCAGTTAAGCCTAATGTTTCAAACATTCCTCGCATCAAATGGAAACGACCTCCTCAggtaaaaaattgaattatatatatatatatatatatataatccagaATCAGCGGTAATCCCTTATTAAGCAAGCTTTTGTAtctgattttattataattgtgtttcttgGACAAAAACAGTTCTCTATCAGTGATGCTTGGCTTGTTGGAGGTGGTGGTGAGAGCACAGAAAGGCAAACTGAAAACTTGAGGATTTCTAAAGTGCTGCAAGCTATCTATCCGCATCGCTCTGCTATCCCTTCTCGGTATTTTCGTTTGCCTTCTTTTTCTTGCATTAGACCTCTTTCTTTGGTTATTCCACATTTTGTTGGTTGTATTATTATCCTGCTGATCGTATTCTCTTTTCACGCAGACCCTCTGTTTCACCCGTTGTAGAAGCTGAATGCTTTGATGACAGCAAAACTCCTGCCATTCGTCTCACTCCAATTGAAGACGAGTCTGATTCTTCAGAGGATTCATCACACAGTACGGTTGTATCCGGTTTTACCGCAAGTAAGCAAGGTCAGTTGGAGACTAAACCTCCCTGTTCTACCCAAGAACGGGCCTCTGGTCTTACTACTGGTCTTGCTCCAGACTTGAGTCTTGCTGCTTCTGCAGCTCTGTCTGTACTGATGAAAACCAAGGAACAGGGGAGTATGGTTGATACTGATCTACTTATCAAGTTCCTCAGCAACCCGAAAATGATCAATAATCTGATCACTGACACATCAGGTAAATCCTCTGAACCTAAGAATCCGCCCGTTGACACTAACATCAACTCTACTACTAGACTTGTTCCACAACCTGTCACCGCCTCACCCATGGTTAGAAAGCCGCAGCCTGTAATAATACCTCAAGAACATAGTGTTGCAGCGTCTCCGTATTTTACTAACCCTCAGAGACGAGTATCTCCTCCCAAGCCTGGAACTGGAAACATTTCCCCACCTAAGCCTATAAATGTTGAACCGTCTAGTATACCAATGCCCGCTCATTTCCATGTCAGTATAACTAAAGAACAACCTCTGCCTGCTCGGTTCCCATCGAGTACTCTGCCAATG
The sequence above is drawn from the Camelina sativa cultivar DH55 chromosome 4, Cs, whole genome shotgun sequence genome and encodes:
- the LOC104780955 gene encoding zinc finger CCCH domain-containing protein 45-like, which translates into the protein MERSKKPRKVSWPPGPKLCQVKMFRTEECPAKVASQPPRHLKLSSSRGPDLPPGFEGNHYPVKPNVSNIPRIKWKRPPQFSISDAWLVGGGGESTERQTENLRISKVLQAIYPHRSAIPSRPSVSPVVEAECFDDSKTPAIRLTPIEDESDSSEDSSHSTVVSGFTASKQGQLETKPPCSTQERASGLTTGLAPDLSLAASAALSVLMKTKEQGSMVDTDLLIKFLSNPKMINNLITDTSGKSSEPKNPPVDTNINSTTRLVPQPVTASPMVRKPQPVIIPQEHSVAASPYFTNPQRRVSPPKPGTGNISPPKPINVEPSSIPMPAHFHVSITKEQPLPARFPSSTLPMNLNLHRPPQNVFSEPKVIVNPQSQHQPSYAFRTSEMNNVQTSIGLGRGPQTGFNSYPMNINRGDVNGRPNPVVQPMKGLDYFKNLIREHGTDNHETNQYISQTGIYNGRIDNNKIQKQCIYFGTASGCKLGDSCLYVHDRFRPNFEAEAPRAKRMKFGRYEKNGF